The genomic region GATCGCCACCTCCTGGCCACCGGCTCGGACGACGGGACGATCCGGGTCTGGAACCACGCGGCCCGCGCGGTGGTCGGCGAGATCGGCGTGGGCAGCTGGATCAACGACATGGCGGTCACCGGGGCCGGTGACCTCTATGCCGCCACCGACTCCGGGGTGGTCGCGCTCCGGATCGATCCGAGTTCGTTCACCACCCCCTGATCCCTGGAGGAGCCCACGTGGCCCGGATTGTTTGTGTCCACGGCATCGCTCAGCAGTTCGAGGGCGCCAACACCCTGCTGTCGGAGTGGCACCCGGCGCTCGCCGACGGGGTCGAACGGGCCGGGACGGAGATCGCGGCCGAGGACGTCGCGATGGCGTTCTACGGCGATCTCTTCCGGCCCGAGGGGCACCGGTCCGCTTCGGTGCCCCCAGTTGGGTGCAGCGCGCACTGACCTCGCTGTCCCACCACCGCGCCTTCGCCGGGGTCGCCGATCGGGCGATGGTGGCCGACCTCAAGCAGGTGCGCGCCTACCTCACCGATCCGGAGACCAGGGAGCGGGCACGGGAACGGGTCCGTGAGCGCATCGGACCCGACACGCGGCTCGCCGTTGGGCATCGCCGGACTGATCTTCGACCGCCTCGCACCCGCGCCGGTCGGCGGTCGGGGTGTCCGGCCGCGGGTGGTGCGTGCGTGGACCAACGTGGCGGACCGGCGCGACGTGGTCGCCCTGGTCAAGGAACTGGAACCGCTGTTCGGGGGGATCGACGACGTGCCCGTGGACAACGGGCCGAAGGCGCACGACGCCGTGCCCTATCTGACGTCGAAGGAGGTCGGCCGGGCGGTGGCGGCTGCCCTGGCGGGTTGAGGGCGGGTCGGCCGTGCGTCGTGATCGGGCCCCGGGGAGCGGTTTACCCCGGGGCCCGACGTGCGGGAACGCCTGTGGGGAGGGGGTTGTGGGTGACGCGGGTCTCAGCGAAGTAACAGATACGAACGCGCGGGTTCACAGAAGCTCACAAATGGTATTACCATTGCCGATGTTCGTTTCCAGCGTGGGTCAGAGCCGTTAACGCGGCGGCCACCGCACCACCGTCCACTGGAAGGCTCCGTCGTGGAGAACTTCGAGCCCGTCTACGGCACGGGTCCCCTCCTCGGGATCGCGGCGGGCGCCATCGCGCTCCTGCTGCTGTTGATCATCCGCTTCCGACTGCACGCGTTCGTCGCGCTCGTCCTGGTCAGCGTCCTGACCGCCCTCGCCACCGGCATCCCGGTCTCCGGGGTGGTGCCCACCCTCCTGGACGGGTTCGGCGGCACCCTCGCCAACGTCGCCCTCCTCGTGGGCCTGGGCGTCATGATCGGCCGCCTGCTGGAGATCACCGGAGGCGCCGCCGTCCTGGCGGGCGCCCTGATCAGGCTCTTCGGTGAGAAGCGGGCACCACTCGCCCTCGGCGTGGCCTCGTTGCTCTTCGGCTTCCCGATCTTCTTCGACGTCGGCCTCATCGTCATGCTGCCGATCGTCTTCAGCGTGGCCCGCCGCGTGGGCGGGTCCGTGCTCACGTACGCCCTGCCCACGGCCGGTGCGTTCGCGGTCATGCACGCCTTCGTGCCGCCGCACCCCGGGCCGGTCACCGCCGCCGTGGAGATCGGCGCCGACATGGGCCTGACCCTCCTGGTCGGCCTGGTCCTGGCCATCCCGACCTGGTACCTCTCCAGCTACCTGTTCGGCCTGTGGGCGGGCAAGCGGTTCGAACTCCCCGTGCCCGACGACATCCTGGCCGACGGCACGGTCAAGCACGAGAACCCGCCGCACCTGGCGACCGTCCTGGGCCTCCTGCTGCTCCCGATGCTGCTGATCTTCGGCAACACCGGCACGTCCACGCTCGTCGCCACCGGCGCCGTCGCCGAGGACGCCCTCTGGGTGCAGGTCCTCATGCTGCTCGGCCAGACCCCCATCGCGCTGCTGGTCACGCTGCTCGCCGCGATGGTCGTGCTCGGCAGCGGACGCTTCAGCCGCACCCGCGTGGAGGAGATCGTCGGCGGCGCGCTCGGCCCCGTGTGCGCCATCATCCTCATCACCGGCGCCGGCGGCATGTTCGGCGGCGTCCTGCGCACCAGCGGCATCGGCGAGGCGCTCGCCGGGACGCTGGAGGAGACCGGCCTGCCCGTGATCGTCGCGGCCTTCGTCATCGCCCTGGCCCTGCGCGTGGCCCAGGGTTCGGCGACCGTCGCCCTGACCACCGCCGCCGGTCTGATCGCCCCGGCCGTGCACGCCAGCACCGGCCTGTCCTCGATCGACCTGGCGCTGGTCGTCGTGGCCATCGCCTGTGGCGCCACCGCGTTCTCGCACGTCAACGACTCGGGCTTCTGGCTGGTCGGCCGCTTCCTCAACATGGACGTCAAGACCACGCTGAAGACCTGGACCGTCATGGAGACGCTCATCGGCTTCGTGGGCTTCGGCCTGGCCTTCGGCCTCAGCCTTGTGGTCTAGGGCGGATGCCTCCGCTCAGGAGGACGGCGCGTCGTCCGGCTCGGATGGCGTGTCGTCCTCCAGGGCGGTGGACACCTCCGTGACGATGGAGCGCATCGCGGCCTCCGCGACGTCAGGAAGCCCGTCCCGGATGGCCTGGGCCACCGCCAGGTGCAGGCGCAGCGCCTCCGGGCGCGGCGTGAGCGGCATCAGGTGGTAGGAGGTCCGCCCGACCAGGACCTCGGCGACCACCTGGGCCAGCCCGGCGAACATCTCGTTCCCGGAGAGTTCGAGGATGCGGCGGTGGAAGGCGATGTCCAGTTCGAGGAAGGTCTCCAGGTCGCCCGCACGGCCGGTGGCGGCCATCTGCTCGGCCACCACGGCCAGCTGGGCCCGCTCCTCGGCACCGCCGTGGCGGGCGGACAGGGCGGCCGCCGCCGGTTCCACGGCGGCACGCAGTTCGTTGAGGGAGCGCAGCTGGACCATCCGGCCGTCGCCGGCCAGCCGCCAGCGGATGAGCTGGGGGTCGAAGATGTTCCACTCGCCGCGGGGGCGCACCCGGATGCCGGTGCGGGGGCGGCTGACCACGAGCCGCATCGACTCCAGCACCCGGACGGCCTCGCGCGCCACCGTGCGGGAGACGCCGAAGTCCTGCTCCAGCCCCTGGAGGGTGAACGTGTGGCCCGCGGCGTACTCGTCCCCGGCGATGGCGGGCCCGAGCACGGCCAGCACCCGGTTGTGCAGCGTGCGGTGGTCTGTCGCCATCGTTCCCGTACTCCTGTCGGCTCCGTCCTCGACCGATTCCGGCCAGTCGTCAGCCTGAAGCCTAGCCCGAAAGATTGATATCACTATTAGTGGTGCCCGTTGCCGACGTGTGCGCGGGCCCACGACACGGAGAGACCATGCACTTTGTCTTCATGGGCGTCTCGGGTAGCGGGAAGACGACCGTGGCCCAGACCGTGGCCGAGCGGCTCGGCCTGCCCTTCGCCGAGGCGGACGCCTTTCACCCCCGGGCCAACATCGACAAGATGTCGGAGGGCGTGCCGCTGACCGACGACGACCGCTGGCCGTGGCTGCGCGAGCTGGCCGGCTGGATCGCCGCGCACGAGGCCCGCGGCGAGCACTCGGTGATGGCCTGCTCCGCGCTCCGGCGCGACTACCGCGACGTCCTGCGCGGCGGTGCTCCCGGGGTGTACTTCCTGCACATGGACGGTCCCGAGGACGTGATCCTCGACCGCATCGCCGCGCGTCCGGACCACTTCATGCCGCCCGCGCTGCTGCGTTCGCAACTGGACACCCTGGAGGCGCTGGAGCCGGACGAGGAGGGTGCGGTGTTCGACGTGCGGCTGGACGTGGACACCCTCGTCGAGGGGGCGCTGGGCTACGTCGAGCAGCGGCTGGGGTCGACCTACGCCTGACCGGCGGGGCCGCCGCCCCGTGTGGTGGAACGTTTTTGTTACGTATATGCCGTGGTGGGCGACTTGTGCGAGTGCGGTCGACACGCGACCCTGGTCGGCATGCACGATTCCGTTTCGTCCCCCGCCCCGGCCCCCGCGGAGGTACACACCGACAAGAACGACAAGCCCGACCAGGCCGAGGCCGCTGACACCCGGAGCGGCGCCGCCCCGACCGACGAGCCCACGACCGACGGGCCCCGGGCCGCCGAGCCCACGGCCGACGACTCCCGGGCCGTCGCGGCCGGCCGGCGCGTCCCGCTCCGGATCCCGGCCGGCCTCACCTCGCTGCCCCGCGTCGACGCCCGGCGGCTCTTCACCTCCCGACGCGCCGGACAGCGGCCGCCCGCGGACGTGACGCAGACCGCCGGCGTACTGTTCGCCGCGCTCCCGGTGGGCGCGCTCCAGGCCTTCCTGGTGTGGTCCGTGCTGGACACCGGTGTGCCGGACCGCTTCCTGGCACCCATGTGGACCCTGGTGGTCGGCGCGGCCGTCGTGGGCGCGGCCCTGGCCGGGACAGCGATCCCCGTGCGCCGGGCGGTGCCCGCACCGTTGTGGACGGCCCGCGTCCTCGCCGTCGTCGCTCTGTGCGGGTCCGCCGCCGCGCTGCGGCTGGCCGCCCAGTTCGCGGACACGGCCCTCATGCTGGCGGGCTTCCTCTCCGCGATGCTCGCCATCACGGCCAACATCGCCCTGTGGAGCACCGAGGTGCGCCGCTGGTACGGAGTGCGCGACTCCTAGCGAGTCCCGTGACTCCCGCGCGCCACGGTTCCCAGCGCGGCCCGCGACTCCCGCGCGCCTCGCGCACGCCCCGCGACCCCAGCGGAGCGCGCGGCGCCCGCACAGCCGCGACGCCTGGCGCGGCGCGGCGAGGGGGCGGGCGGTCCGGTTCCACTCCCGGCCCGCCCGCCCCCTCACCCTCGCGCGGCGGACACCCGCCCCGCCGCGCCACAGGCCCTAGACGGCCTGTTCGTGTACTTCATCCCCTTCGTCCTCCTCGGCGCCGTCGGCGATGACGTGCAGCCGTGCCAGGTGCTCGCTGTCGTCCTCCCCGTGGCGGGAGACGTACAGCTCGCGCGCCTCGTCGGCGATGTCGGATGTCTCGTCCTCGAAGCCGTAGTCGACCAGGTCGTCGAGCAGGTCCAGGGTGCGGTGGAGGGCGTCGCCGTCGTCCTCCTCCTCGTCCTCGGCCGCGGGCACGTGGTCGACGACGGCGGCCAGGGTCGCGGCCCTGGCCTCCTCGACGGCACTCTCCGCACCCGCCGCGGCGGTCAGGCGGATACGGGTGATGGGGTCCTCGTCGGCCACCAGCATGAGCTGTTCGGCCAGCCAGGAGGTCTCCTGGCCTTCGAGGAACGCGGTCAGGTCCGCGTCGTCAAGGGGAGTGGTCATGGCCAGATCATAGGACGCTTCCGGCCCCGGTGCGCAGGGGTGGGAGGGGATCGGTGTGACGAATGGGAACCGAAATCGCCCGCCGCCATTCATCCGATGAGCCGATGAAAAACGGGTTTCTGCGCGTGTGCGGAAAGTGACAGGGGTATCGCACGGCGGGGGAGCGTGATATGGCCGCGCAGTTGTACACGATGTCGGGAAACGCGATCTATGGATCCCGGCACAGAACTGAAACGGTTGTATTAATACCCAGTCGTCTATCTTCACACCAGGACCGAGTTCGGTCTAGGGTCCACTCAATCGACGAGGGCCACACCCCCGGCCCGCATTGAGGTGGACCATGCTCAGGAAGTCTCCCCGAAAGCCGCTCGCCCTCCTGGCGGCGGCTACCTCACTCGCGCTGGTGGCGACAGCATGCGCGGAGAGTACGCGCGAAGGAGGTGGTGGTGCCGACTCCTCAGAGCCCTTCGTGTTCGCGGCCGCGGGCAGCATCAGCACCCTCGATCCCTTCCTCACCAGCGATGGTGAGACCTACCGATACAGCCGTCAGGTCTTCGAGACCCTGCTGCGCCACGAGTCGGGCGGCAGCGAGATCGTCGGCGGACTCGCCGAGGACTGGGAACAGTCCGAGGACGGAACCGTATGGACGTTCCACCTCCGTGAGAACGTGCAGTTCCACGACGGCGACGCCCTGGACGCCGAAGCCGTCTGCGCGAATTTCGACCGCTGGCACAACCTCACCGGCGGTTACCAGAGTTCCAACAACTCCTACTACTGGCAGTCGGTGTTCGGCGGGTTCGCGGAGAACGAGGACGAGGACATCCCCGAGTCCCGGTACGTTTCCTGCGAGGCGCAGGACGAGCTGACCCCGGTCATCACCATCACGGAATACTCCTCGATCTTCCCCGGCGGATTCAGCCTCGCGGCGTTCGGCATCATGAGCCCGTCCACCCTGGAGGCCATCGCCGACCAGGAGATCACCGGCGAGGAGGGCAACTACACGCTCCCCGAGTACAGCCAGGTCGCCGGGACCGTGGCCGGCACCGGGCCCTTCACCGTCGAGGAGTGGGACCAGGACCAGGACGAGGTCACCCTCCAGCGCTTCGACGACTACTGGGGCGAGCCCGCGGGCTTCGAGACCATGCTCCTGCGCGCCATCCCCGACGAGACGGCCCGCCGCCAGGCCCTGGAGGCCGGCGACATCCACGGGTACGACCTCGTGGCCCCCGCCGACGTGGAACCCCTGGAGGCCGCCGGCTTCCAGGTGCCCACACGCGACGTGTTCAACATCCTGTACATGGCCTACCAGCAGGAGGCCAACGAGGCGCTCGCGGACCTGGAGGTGCGCCAGGCCCTGGCGCACGCCGTCGACCGCCAGCGCATCGTCGACACGATCCTGCCCGCCGGCGGCGAGGTGGCCACGCAGTTCCACCCCGACACCCTCGACGGCTGGTCGCCGGACGTGCAGACCTACGAGTACGACCCCGAACTGGCCGAGGAGATGCTCGCCGACGCCGGCCAGGAGGACCTGACGCTGGAGTTCTGCTACCCGTCCGACGTCACCCGCCCCTACATGCCCGCGCCGCGCGACATCTTCGACGTCATCTCCGCGGACCTGGAGGCGGTCGGCGTGACCGTGGAGCCGGTCACCTACGAGTGGGCCGACTACATCCCGCGGACCAACTCCGGCGAGTGCCCGCTGTACCTGCTCGGCTGGACCGGTGACTACAACGACGCCTACAACTTCATCGGCACCTGGTTCTCCGGCTACAACAGCGAGTTCGGCTTCCGTGACGAGGACCTGTTCGAGGCCATGGCCGAGGCGAGCGGCAACCCCGACGACACGGAGCGCGTCGCCGCCTACCAGGAGCTGAACAACCAGATCATGGACATCCTGCCGGGGCTGCCCATCTCCAGCTCCCCGCCGTCCATCGCCTTCGCCGAGAACGTCAACCCGCCCGCGGTCAGTCCGCTCACCCAGGAGAACTTCGCCGAGGCCTCCTGGAAGTAGGGCACTCCCGCCCGGAAGGGCCCGGCCGGTCACCCAGGTGACGGCCGGGCCCCCACCCTGCACGCGGACACGCGCGTGCCCCCCACACGCGGACCGGCGCGTGCCACCCGGCGCCCCGGGCCACCCCCGCGGGCCGGGCCGACCCACCACCCTCCCCGACGGCGCCCGCCCCCATCCCGGCGGAGGCGTCCGCGTCACATCGTTCACCACTGACGAAAGGCGGCGAAGGTGCTGCGATTCATCGTCAGGCGAGTTCTCCAGCTGATCCCGACCCTGGTCGGACTCTCGATCCTGCTGTTCGTCTGGCTGCAACGGCTTCCCGGCGGTCCGGAGTACGCCCTCCTCCCCGACGACGCGACCGACCAGCAGCGGGCCTCGCTCCGGAGCTCACTGGGACTGGACGAGCCGCTCACGGTCCAGTACCTGTCCTTCCTGCGCCGCATCCTCCAGGGCGATCTGGGCACCTCCATCGCCACCGGGCGGCCGGTCCTGGAGGAGTTCCTCACCCGCTTCCCCGCCACGTTCGAACTCGCCGTGTCGGCCATGCTCATCGCCGTCACCGTCGGACTGCCGCTGGGCTACCTGGCCGCCCGCCGCCGCGGGACCGTGCTGGACTTCGCGGCCGTCGGCGGATCCCTGGTCGGCATCTGCACGCCGGTGTTCTTCCTGGCGTTCATCCTCAAGGTCGTCCTCGCCGAACGGCTCGGGCTGTTCCCGTCGGCCTTCCGGCTCTCCCCGGGGCTCAACCGCACCAACCTCAGCGGCTTCGCCGTCCTGGACGGGCTGCGCACCGGGGAGTGGGACGTGGTGGTCGACGCGCTCGCCCACCTGGTGCTGCCGGGCCTGGCGCTGGCCTCCATCCCCCTCGCGGTCATCGTCCGCATGACGCGGGCCAGCGTGCTGGAGGTGCTGGAGGAGGACTACGTCCGCACCGCCGACGCCAAGGGCCTGCACCGCAACACCGTGCGTACCAGGCACGTCATGCGCAACGCGATGCTGCCGGTGGTCACCGCCATCGGGCTGCTCACCGGAAGCCTCTTCGCCGGGGCGGTCCTCACCGAGAGCGTGTTCGCCTTCCCGGGGATCGGGTCGTTCATCTACTCGGCCACCCAGGAGCGCGACTACCCCGTGCTCACCGGGTTCATCCTGATCATCGCCACCGTCTACGTGTTCATCAACCTCCTCGTGGACATCTCCTACAGCCTCCTCGACCCGAGAGTGCGGGCCCAGTGATGACGACGCCACCGAGTCCCCAGAATCCCGCCGGCACCGGGACGAAGAGCGAGGCCGCGCCCCCGCTGGGCCGCAAGGCCGCCAAGGTCGACCGGCTCGCCGAGCTCATGGGCGAACGCCGCGACGACGGCCACGGGGCCGGCGTCTGGCGCGAGGCCCTGGCGCGCATGCGCCGCAGCCCCATGGCCATCTCCGGCGCCGTCATCGTCACCGTGTTCGTCCTCGTGGCGCTCTTCTCGCCGCTCATCGCCCCCTACAGCCCGACCGCGCAGACGTGGGGCGCGGAGGTCTTCCCCAACCGCAACGTGTTCGTCGGACCGCGCGCGGAGAACCTGCTGGGCCTGGACAACCTGGGCCGCGACCAGTTCTCCCGGATGGTGATCGGCGCCAGGCAGACCCTGCTGGTCGGCGTGGTCGCCACCCTCGTCGGATTCTGCGTCGGCGCCCTGCTGGGCGGTTCGGCGGGCGCCGCGGCCACCCTCGGCGGCGCCTGGGGCCGCCGGTTCGACAACGTGGTCATGCGCGTCATCGACATGATGCTGGCGCTGCCCACCCTGCTGCTGGCCGTCACCGTCGCCGCGCTCGTCGGCCCCAGCCTGACCACGGTCATGATCGCGGTCGGCGTCGCCCAGATCCCGATCTTCGCCCGCCTGCTGCGCGGCGCCATGATCTCCCAGGGCTCCCGCGACTACGTGCTGGCCGCCCAGGCGCTGGGTGTGCGCAAGCGCCGCATCGCCCTGGCGCACATCCTGCCCAACTCCATGGGCCCGGTGATCGTCCAGAGCACCCTCACCCTGGCGACCGCCATCATCGACGCCGCGGCCCTGTCCTACCTGGGCCTGGGCAACCCGGACCCGGCCTTCCCCGAGTGGGGCACGATGCTCGCCGACGCCCAGCGGTTCCTGTCCAGCGCGCCTTCGCTGGCCGTGTACCCGGCGCTGGCCATCATCGTCACCGCCCTGGGCTTCACCCTGCTGGGTGAGGCGATGCGGGAGGCCCTCGACCCGAAGGTGAGGAAGTGACCATGAGTTCCAGCACGCCGCTGCTGACGGTGGACGAGCTGTCCGTGGTGTTCCACCGCCGCGGTTCGGACGACGTCCGGGCCGTGGACGGGGTCTCCTTCACCCTGGAGGAGGGGCGGGTCACCGGCCTGGTCGGCGAGTCCGGCTGCGGCAAGAGCGTCACCTCGCTGGCCCTGATGGGCCTGTTGCCCTCGCGCGGGCTCACGGTCGGGGGGTCCGCCCGGATGCGGCTGCCCGAGGGTGAGACCGACCTGCTCTCCCTGTCCCCGAGCCGGATGCGCGACCTGCGGGGGGCGCAGCTGGCGATGATCTTCCAGGACCCGCTCAGCTCCCTGAACCCCGTCATCCCCATCGGCCTCCAGGTCACCGAGATCCTGCGGCGGCACCGCGGGCTCCGCGGCTCGGCCGCCCGCAAGGAGGCCGCCGACCTGCTGCACCGCGTGGGCATCCCCGACCCCACGCGGCGGCTCCGCGAGTACCCGCACCAGCTCTCCGGCGGGATGCGCCAACGCGCCCTGATCGCCATGGCGGTCGCCTGCCGGCCGAAGCTGATGATCGCCGACGAGCCCACCACCGCGCTGGACGTGACCATCCAGGCCCAGATCCTGGAACTGCTCAGGGACCTGGTCGTCGAGGAGGGCACGGCCCTGCTGATGATCACGCACGACCTGGGCGTGGTGGCGGGCCTGTGCGACGACATCAACGTGCTGTACGCGGGACGGGCCGTGGAGGCGGCGCCCCGGGGCCCGCTGTTCGCCGAGCCCACCCACCCGTACACGGTCGGGCTGCTGGGCTCGGTGCCGCGCCTGGACGCGCCGCGCGGCGAGCCGCTCACCCCCGTGCGCGGATCGGTCAACGACAACATCGCCTGGACGGACGGGTGCGCGTTCGCACCCCGGTGCGACCACTACACGATGAAGTGCCTGCGGGGCGCGCCCGAACTCGTGCACGCGTCCGAGGAGCACGCGCACCGGTGCGTGAACCCGCTCGCGGGCGAGCGGGCGGCGGACCGCGCCGTACAGGAGAGCCCGGCCGCGGTCGGCGACGAGGAGGCACGCGGATGAGCCTGCTGGAGATCACGGACCTCAAGGTCCACTTCCCGATCAAGCGCGGTGTGGTCTTCGACCGCACGATCGGCCACGTGCGCGCGGTGGACGGCGTCAGCCTGACCATCGAGCGCGGCCAGACCTACGGACTCGTGGGGGAGTCGGGCTGCGGCAAGACCACCCTCGGCCGGGCCGTGCTGCGGCTGGTCGACATCACCGAGGGCCAGGTGTGGTTCGGCGACCGCGACCTGGCAGGGCTGGACACCGAGACGATGCGCCGCGAGCGCCGCCACCTGCAGATGGTCTTCCAGGACCCGCTGGGCAGCCTCAACCCGCGGCAGAACATCGGCTCCATCCTGCTGGAGGGGCTGCAGGCGCACGGCATCGGCGGACCGGCGGACGACCAGGAGATGAGCCAGTCGGAGCGCCGGGCCCGCACGCTCCAGGACCAGCGGGCCCGCGTGGTGGACGCGCTGGAGCGCGTGGGGCTCTCGGCCAGGGCGCTGACCCGCTATCCGCACGAGTTCTCCGGCGGCCAGCGCCAGCGCATCGGGATCGCCCGCGCGCTGGTCCTGCGGCCCGACCTGATCATCTGCGACGAACCGGTGTCGGCGCTGGACGTGTCGATCCAGGCGCAGGTGCTCAACCTCCTGGAGGGGCTCCAGAAGGAACTGGGCCTGACCTACCTGGTCATCGCGCACGACCTGGCGG from Nocardiopsis aegyptia harbors:
- a CDS encoding GntP family permease; translation: MENFEPVYGTGPLLGIAAGAIALLLLLIIRFRLHAFVALVLVSVLTALATGIPVSGVVPTLLDGFGGTLANVALLVGLGVMIGRLLEITGGAAVLAGALIRLFGEKRAPLALGVASLLFGFPIFFDVGLIVMLPIVFSVARRVGGSVLTYALPTAGAFAVMHAFVPPHPGPVTAAVEIGADMGLTLLVGLVLAIPTWYLSSYLFGLWAGKRFELPVPDDILADGTVKHENPPHLATVLGLLLLPMLLIFGNTGTSTLVATGAVAEDALWVQVLMLLGQTPIALLVTLLAAMVVLGSGRFSRTRVEEIVGGALGPVCAIILITGAGGMFGGVLRTSGIGEALAGTLEETGLPVIVAAFVIALALRVAQGSATVALTTAAGLIAPAVHASTGLSSIDLALVVVAIACGATAFSHVNDSGFWLVGRFLNMDVKTTLKTWTVMETLIGFVGFGLAFGLSLVV
- a CDS encoding ABC transporter ATP-binding protein, whose product is MSSSTPLLTVDELSVVFHRRGSDDVRAVDGVSFTLEEGRVTGLVGESGCGKSVTSLALMGLLPSRGLTVGGSARMRLPEGETDLLSLSPSRMRDLRGAQLAMIFQDPLSSLNPVIPIGLQVTEILRRHRGLRGSAARKEAADLLHRVGIPDPTRRLREYPHQLSGGMRQRALIAMAVACRPKLMIADEPTTALDVTIQAQILELLRDLVVEEGTALLMITHDLGVVAGLCDDINVLYAGRAVEAAPRGPLFAEPTHPYTVGLLGSVPRLDAPRGEPLTPVRGSVNDNIAWTDGCAFAPRCDHYTMKCLRGAPELVHASEEHAHRCVNPLAGERAADRAVQESPAAVGDEEARG
- a CDS encoding FadR/GntR family transcriptional regulator, whose amino-acid sequence is MATDHRTLHNRVLAVLGPAIAGDEYAAGHTFTLQGLEQDFGVSRTVAREAVRVLESMRLVVSRPRTGIRVRPRGEWNIFDPQLIRWRLAGDGRMVQLRSLNELRAAVEPAAAALSARHGGAEERAQLAVVAEQMAATGRAGDLETFLELDIAFHRRILELSGNEMFAGLAQVVAEVLVGRTSYHLMPLTPRPEALRLHLAVAQAIRDGLPDVAEAAMRSIVTEVSTALEDDTPSEPDDAPSS
- a CDS encoding gluconokinase, which codes for MHFVFMGVSGSGKTTVAQTVAERLGLPFAEADAFHPRANIDKMSEGVPLTDDDRWPWLRELAGWIAAHEARGEHSVMACSALRRDYRDVLRGGAPGVYFLHMDGPEDVILDRIAARPDHFMPPALLRSQLDTLEALEPDEEGAVFDVRLDVDTLVEGALGYVEQRLGSTYA
- a CDS encoding ABC transporter permease, with protein sequence MLRFIVRRVLQLIPTLVGLSILLFVWLQRLPGGPEYALLPDDATDQQRASLRSSLGLDEPLTVQYLSFLRRILQGDLGTSIATGRPVLEEFLTRFPATFELAVSAMLIAVTVGLPLGYLAARRRGTVLDFAAVGGSLVGICTPVFFLAFILKVVLAERLGLFPSAFRLSPGLNRTNLSGFAVLDGLRTGEWDVVVDALAHLVLPGLALASIPLAVIVRMTRASVLEVLEEDYVRTADAKGLHRNTVRTRHVMRNAMLPVVTAIGLLTGSLFAGAVLTESVFAFPGIGSFIYSATQERDYPVLTGFILIIATVYVFINLLVDISYSLLDPRVRAQ
- a CDS encoding ABC transporter ATP-binding protein, whose amino-acid sequence is MSLLEITDLKVHFPIKRGVVFDRTIGHVRAVDGVSLTIERGQTYGLVGESGCGKTTLGRAVLRLVDITEGQVWFGDRDLAGLDTETMRRERRHLQMVFQDPLGSLNPRQNIGSILLEGLQAHGIGGPADDQEMSQSERRARTLQDQRARVVDALERVGLSARALTRYPHEFSGGQRQRIGIARALVLRPDLIICDEPVSALDVSIQAQVLNLLEGLQKELGLTYLVIAHDLAVVRHVSDVVGVMYLGSLVEEASGDDLYETPMHPYTRSLMSAVPVPDPQVEDARERILLAGDLPSPAAPPPGCRFHTRCPWRQEERCDTERPELRTVRGTHKVACHYAEQILSGEIRPREEYAERIVHGTGAGAATATGTRSGSGTT
- a CDS encoding ABC transporter permease — translated: MTTPPSPQNPAGTGTKSEAAPPLGRKAAKVDRLAELMGERRDDGHGAGVWREALARMRRSPMAISGAVIVTVFVLVALFSPLIAPYSPTAQTWGAEVFPNRNVFVGPRAENLLGLDNLGRDQFSRMVIGARQTLLVGVVATLVGFCVGALLGGSAGAAATLGGAWGRRFDNVVMRVIDMMLALPTLLLAVTVAALVGPSLTTVMIAVGVAQIPIFARLLRGAMISQGSRDYVLAAQALGVRKRRIALAHILPNSMGPVIVQSTLTLATAIIDAAALSYLGLGNPDPAFPEWGTMLADAQRFLSSAPSLAVYPALAIIVTALGFTLLGEAMREALDPKVRK
- a CDS encoding ABC transporter substrate-binding protein, coding for MLRKSPRKPLALLAAATSLALVATACAESTREGGGGADSSEPFVFAAAGSISTLDPFLTSDGETYRYSRQVFETLLRHESGGSEIVGGLAEDWEQSEDGTVWTFHLRENVQFHDGDALDAEAVCANFDRWHNLTGGYQSSNNSYYWQSVFGGFAENEDEDIPESRYVSCEAQDELTPVITITEYSSIFPGGFSLAAFGIMSPSTLEAIADQEITGEEGNYTLPEYSQVAGTVAGTGPFTVEEWDQDQDEVTLQRFDDYWGEPAGFETMLLRAIPDETARRQALEAGDIHGYDLVAPADVEPLEAAGFQVPTRDVFNILYMAYQQEANEALADLEVRQALAHAVDRQRIVDTILPAGGEVATQFHPDTLDGWSPDVQTYEYDPELAEEMLADAGQEDLTLEFCYPSDVTRPYMPAPRDIFDVISADLEAVGVTVEPVTYEWADYIPRTNSGECPLYLLGWTGDYNDAYNFIGTWFSGYNSEFGFRDEDLFEAMAEASGNPDDTERVAAYQELNNQIMDILPGLPISSSPPSIAFAENVNPPAVSPLTQENFAEASWK